The following proteins come from a genomic window of Burkholderia stabilis:
- the fabD gene encoding ACP S-malonyltransferase → MKFAFVFPGQGSQAVGMLNAFADLAVVRETLQEASDALNQDLGKLIAEGPAEELNLTTNTQPVMLTAAYACYRAWQQAGGPAPSIVAGHSLGEYTALVAAGALAFKDAVPLVRFRAQAMQTAVPVGQGGMAAILGLDDDTVRAVCAEAAEAGVVEAVNFNAPAQVVIAGNKAAVEKACEIAKAKGAKRALPLPVSAPFHSSLLKPASDQLRDYLANVDVKAPQIPVVNNIDVAVVSDPAAIKDALVRQAAGPVRWVECVQHIADTGVTHVIECGPGKVLAGLTKRIDGNLTGASVFDPASLDEALKLVTA, encoded by the coding sequence ATGAAATTTGCATTCGTATTTCCAGGGCAGGGCTCGCAGGCGGTCGGCATGCTCAACGCATTCGCCGATCTCGCCGTCGTGCGCGAGACGCTCCAGGAAGCATCCGATGCACTCAATCAGGACCTCGGCAAGCTGATCGCCGAAGGCCCGGCCGAAGAGCTGAATCTCACCACCAACACGCAGCCCGTGATGCTGACTGCCGCGTACGCGTGCTACCGCGCGTGGCAGCAGGCAGGCGGCCCGGCGCCGTCGATCGTTGCCGGCCACAGCCTCGGTGAATACACGGCGCTCGTCGCGGCGGGCGCGCTCGCGTTCAAGGACGCGGTGCCGCTCGTGCGCTTCCGCGCGCAGGCAATGCAAACGGCCGTGCCGGTCGGCCAGGGCGGCATGGCCGCGATCCTGGGCCTCGACGACGACACGGTGCGCGCGGTGTGCGCCGAAGCCGCGGAAGCGGGTGTCGTCGAGGCCGTGAACTTCAATGCGCCTGCGCAGGTCGTGATCGCAGGCAACAAGGCCGCGGTCGAAAAGGCATGCGAGATCGCGAAGGCGAAGGGCGCGAAGCGCGCGCTGCCGCTGCCCGTATCGGCGCCGTTCCATTCGTCGCTGCTCAAGCCGGCGTCGGACCAGTTGCGCGACTATCTCGCGAACGTCGACGTGAAGGCGCCGCAGATTCCGGTCGTCAACAACATCGACGTCGCCGTGGTCAGCGATCCGGCCGCGATCAAGGACGCGCTGGTGCGCCAGGCCGCAGGCCCGGTGCGCTGGGTCGAATGCGTGCAGCACATTGCCGACACGGGCGTCACGCACGTGATCGAATGTGGTCCGGGCAAGGTGCTCGCGGGCCTGACGAAGCGCATCGACGGCAACCTGACGGGTGCGTCGGTGTTCGACCCGGCTTCGCTCGACGAAGCGCTCAAGCTGGTGACCGCCTGA
- a CDS encoding beta-ketoacyl-ACP synthase III, with amino-acid sequence MAQSTLYSRVLGTGSYLPPDRVTNQQLTDRLAKEGIETSDEWIVARTGIHARHFAAPDVTTSDLALEASRRAIEAAGIDPQSIDLIIVATSTPDFVFPSTACLLQNKLGIKNGGAAFDVQAVCSGFAYAMATADSFIRSGQHRTALVVGAETFSRILDFKDRTTCVLFGDGAGAVILSASEEPGVLGSALHADGSYSHILCTPGNVNRGVIEGSAFLYMDGQAVFKLAVNVLEKVAIEALAKANLAPEQIDWLIPHQANIRIMTSTCRKLGLPQERMVVTVDQHGNTSAASIPLAFDTAVRDGRIKRGQHVLIEGVGGGFTWGASVFRF; translated from the coding sequence ATGGCCCAATCGACTCTCTATTCCCGCGTGCTCGGCACGGGCAGCTACCTGCCGCCCGACCGCGTCACGAACCAGCAGCTGACCGATCGTCTCGCGAAGGAAGGCATCGAGACGAGCGATGAATGGATCGTGGCGCGTACGGGTATCCATGCGCGCCATTTCGCCGCACCCGACGTCACGACGAGCGACCTCGCGCTCGAGGCGTCGCGTCGAGCGATCGAAGCAGCCGGCATCGATCCGCAGTCGATCGACCTGATCATCGTTGCGACTTCGACCCCCGATTTCGTGTTCCCGAGCACCGCGTGCCTGTTGCAGAACAAGCTCGGCATCAAGAACGGCGGCGCGGCATTCGACGTGCAGGCTGTGTGTTCGGGTTTCGCATACGCGATGGCGACGGCCGACAGCTTCATCCGCAGCGGTCAGCACCGCACGGCGCTCGTGGTCGGCGCAGAGACGTTCTCGCGCATTCTCGACTTCAAGGACCGCACGACCTGCGTGCTGTTCGGCGACGGCGCGGGCGCGGTGATCTTGTCCGCATCGGAAGAGCCGGGCGTGCTCGGCAGCGCGCTGCATGCCGACGGCAGCTACTCGCATATCCTCTGCACGCCGGGTAACGTCAATCGCGGCGTGATCGAAGGCAGCGCCTTCCTCTACATGGACGGGCAGGCCGTGTTCAAGCTCGCGGTCAACGTGCTCGAGAAGGTGGCGATCGAGGCGCTCGCGAAGGCGAATCTCGCGCCCGAACAGATCGACTGGCTGATTCCGCACCAGGCCAACATCCGCATCATGACCAGCACCTGCCGCAAGCTCGGCCTGCCGCAAGAGCGCATGGTCGTGACGGTCGACCAGCACGGCAACACGTCGGCCGCGTCGATCCCGCTGGCGTTCGACACCGCCGTGCGCGACGGTCGCATCAAGCGCGGCCAGCACGTGCTGATCGAAGGCGTCGGCGGCGGCTTCACCTGGGGCGCGTCGGTCTTCCGCTTCTGA
- the plsX gene encoding phosphate acyltransferase PlsX — MTVKLTIDCMGGDHGPSVTVPAAVKFVRAHPDAHLMLVGIESAIRAQLKKLKALDDPALTIVPATEVVAMDDPVEVALRKKKDSSMRVALNHVKEGAAQACISAGNTGALMAVSRYVLKTLPGIERPAIAFALPNPTGYTMMLDLGANVDCEPQHLLQFAEMGHALVAALEGKERPTIGLLNIGEEVIKGNETIKRAGELLRASTLNFRGNVEGNDIYKGTVDVIVCDGFVGNVALKTSEGLAQMLSDIIREEFGRSLMSKLMALLALPVLMRFKKRVDHRQYNGAALLGLKSLVIKSHGSADAYAFDWAIKRGYDAVKNGVLERLSRAMADNSVSLGDGEHDAGGAGHASPVAGHHAEPSAAQSSKA, encoded by the coding sequence ATGACCGTAAAGCTCACTATCGATTGCATGGGAGGCGACCACGGCCCGTCCGTGACCGTTCCCGCGGCAGTCAAGTTCGTCCGCGCGCATCCTGATGCGCACCTGATGCTCGTCGGCATCGAAAGCGCGATCCGCGCTCAGCTGAAGAAGCTGAAAGCCCTCGACGATCCCGCGCTGACCATCGTGCCCGCCACCGAAGTCGTGGCGATGGACGACCCTGTCGAAGTGGCGCTGCGCAAGAAGAAGGATTCTTCGATGCGCGTCGCGCTCAACCACGTCAAGGAAGGCGCGGCGCAGGCCTGCATCTCCGCCGGCAATACCGGCGCGCTGATGGCCGTTTCCCGTTACGTACTCAAGACGCTGCCCGGCATCGAGCGGCCCGCGATCGCGTTCGCGCTGCCGAACCCGACCGGCTACACGATGATGCTGGACCTCGGCGCGAACGTCGACTGCGAGCCGCAGCACCTGCTGCAGTTCGCGGAGATGGGGCATGCGCTCGTGGCCGCGCTCGAGGGCAAGGAGCGACCGACCATCGGCCTGCTGAACATCGGCGAAGAGGTCATCAAGGGCAACGAGACGATCAAGCGCGCAGGCGAGTTGCTGCGCGCCAGCACGCTGAATTTCCGCGGCAACGTGGAAGGCAACGACATCTATAAGGGCACCGTCGACGTGATCGTGTGCGACGGCTTCGTCGGCAATGTCGCGCTGAAGACGTCCGAGGGGCTTGCACAGATGCTGTCCGACATCATCCGCGAGGAGTTCGGCCGTTCGCTGATGTCCAAGCTGATGGCGCTGCTCGCGCTGCCTGTCCTGATGCGTTTCAAGAAGCGCGTCGACCACCGCCAGTACAACGGCGCGGCGCTGCTGGGGCTGAAGAGCCTCGTGATCAAGAGCCACGGTTCGGCCGACGCCTACGCGTTTGATTGGGCGATCAAACGCGGGTATGATGCCGTCAAAAACGGCGTGCTTGAGCGCCTCTCGCGCGCGATGGCGGATAACTCGGTGTCGCTCGGCGACGGCGAACACGACGCGGGTGGCGCGGGCCATGCAAGCCCGGTCGCAGGCCATCACGCCGAACCTTCCGCTGCGCAATCCTCTAAAGCATAA
- the rpmF gene encoding 50S ribosomal protein L32 codes for MAVQQNKKSPSKRGMHRSHDFLTASPLAVEPSTGEVHLRHHVSPNGYYRGKKVVKTKND; via the coding sequence ATGGCAGTCCAGCAAAACAAGAAGTCGCCGTCGAAGCGCGGCATGCATCGTTCGCACGATTTCCTGACGGCATCGCCGCTGGCAGTCGAGCCGAGCACGGGTGAAGTGCATCTGCGTCACCACGTCAGCCCGAACGGCTACTATCGCGGCAAGAAAGTCGTCAAGACGAAGAACGACTAA
- a CDS encoding DUF177 domain-containing protein, translating to MNTSSGKPAASFDPHAVDLFEFARSGRQAAGAVRLSQLPRMLNEVPADAPDRDTVFTWQAEGFTQKELQDDGADGQQPYLRLAVHGQAWLTCQRCMTPYDQSFDVDMVYRVVATEEEAEEFPLDDDEADVIVGSRQFDLVDLIEEELLLSLPLVPKHEVCPAVHESLVSGASGPEEETDEASDEAGDEGKRPNPFAALEALKKDGDGTKKH from the coding sequence ATGAACACTTCTTCTGGCAAACCGGCGGCGTCGTTTGATCCGCACGCAGTCGACCTGTTCGAATTCGCCCGCAGCGGGCGGCAGGCAGCGGGTGCGGTGCGCCTCTCGCAGCTGCCGCGGATGTTGAACGAAGTGCCGGCGGATGCGCCGGATCGCGACACCGTCTTCACGTGGCAGGCAGAAGGGTTCACCCAGAAGGAGTTGCAGGACGACGGCGCCGATGGGCAGCAGCCGTACCTGCGTCTCGCGGTGCATGGCCAGGCGTGGCTCACGTGTCAGCGCTGCATGACCCCGTATGATCAGTCGTTTGACGTCGACATGGTTTACCGGGTCGTCGCGACCGAAGAAGAAGCTGAAGAATTTCCGCTCGACGACGATGAAGCCGATGTGATCGTGGGCTCACGCCAGTTCGATCTCGTCGACTTGATCGAAGAGGAATTGCTGCTTTCGTTGCCGCTCGTGCCCAAGCACGAGGTTTGCCCGGCAGTTCACGAAAGCCTCGTGTCGGGTGCGAGCGGTCCCGAGGAAGAGACGGACGAAGCGTCCGACGAAGCCGGGGACGAAGGCAAACGGCCGAATCCGTTCGCAGCGCTGGAAGCGCTGAAGAAGGACGGGGACGGCACCAAGAAACACTAA
- a CDS encoding Maf-like protein: MPDTVCRPPRLILASSSRYRRALLERLGIPFDVVSPDLDETPLDGETPAATALRLAGAKARAVAASIDAPDGVLVIGSDQVATFDGLQIGKPGTHERALAQLVSMQGREVEFHSALCLYDSRTGEAQIEDVVTHVRFRSLPETELDAYLRAETPYDVAGSAKSEGLGIALLDAIDSDDPTALVGLPLIALTRMLRAAEYPLFATTRGDRA; this comes from the coding sequence ATGCCGGATACCGTTTGCCGCCCGCCGCGGCTGATTCTTGCCTCCAGTTCCCGCTACCGCCGTGCGCTCCTCGAGCGCCTCGGCATCCCCTTCGACGTCGTGTCTCCGGACCTCGACGAAACACCGCTCGACGGCGAAACGCCGGCTGCGACCGCACTGCGTCTCGCCGGCGCGAAAGCGCGCGCCGTCGCGGCATCGATCGACGCGCCGGACGGCGTGCTCGTGATCGGGTCGGACCAGGTCGCGACCTTCGACGGGCTTCAGATCGGCAAGCCCGGCACGCATGAGCGTGCGCTCGCGCAACTCGTGTCGATGCAGGGCCGCGAAGTCGAATTCCACAGCGCGCTGTGCCTGTACGACAGCCGCACGGGCGAAGCGCAGATCGAGGACGTCGTCACGCACGTGCGCTTCCGCTCGCTGCCCGAAACCGAACTCGATGCATACCTGCGCGCGGAAACGCCGTACGACGTCGCCGGCAGTGCAAAGTCCGAAGGGCTCGGCATCGCGCTGCTCGATGCGATCGACTCGGACGACCCGACCGCGCTCGTCGGCCTGCCGCTGATCGCACTCACGCGGATGCTGCGCGCCGCGGAATACCCCCTGTTTGCAACCACCCGTGGAGACCGCGCATGA
- a CDS encoding SAM-dependent methyltransferase — MTAGTLYLVPNTLGEGDESMLAAVLPAAVQARAGTLGYYIGENAKTTRAFLKKIGTTRPIQEIEIRELNVNTPAGEINRLLAPVLAGADAGLVSEAGCPAVADPGALLVHRAHERGVKVVPLVGPSSILLALMASGLNGQSFAFNGYLPVDAAARAKRLRELEQLSRKARQTQIFIETPYRNQAMLDTLVATCAPSTQICVAADLTLTTETIASRTAADWKKAPAPNLQKRPAIFLLLAN, encoded by the coding sequence ATGACCGCCGGCACGCTTTATCTCGTCCCGAACACGCTCGGCGAAGGCGACGAATCGATGCTCGCCGCCGTGCTGCCCGCCGCCGTGCAGGCACGCGCCGGCACGCTCGGCTATTACATCGGCGAGAACGCGAAAACGACGCGCGCCTTTCTGAAGAAGATCGGCACGACGCGCCCGATCCAGGAAATCGAGATCCGCGAGTTGAACGTCAATACGCCGGCCGGTGAAATCAACCGGCTGCTCGCGCCCGTGCTGGCCGGCGCGGACGCCGGCCTCGTGTCGGAGGCCGGCTGCCCGGCCGTTGCCGATCCCGGCGCGTTGCTGGTACACCGCGCGCACGAGCGCGGCGTGAAGGTCGTGCCGCTCGTCGGGCCGAGCTCGATCCTGCTCGCGCTGATGGCGTCGGGCCTGAACGGCCAGAGCTTCGCGTTCAACGGTTACCTGCCGGTCGATGCGGCCGCGCGCGCAAAACGCCTGCGCGAACTCGAGCAACTCTCGCGCAAAGCACGCCAGACACAGATCTTCATCGAAACGCCGTACCGGAATCAAGCGATGCTCGACACGCTCGTCGCAACCTGCGCGCCGTCGACGCAGATCTGCGTCGCGGCCGACCTGACCCTCACAACCGAGACGATCGCCAGCCGCACGGCCGCAGACTGGAAAAAGGCGCCTGCGCCCAATCTGCAAAAGCGCCCTGCGATCTTCCTGCTGCTCGCGAACTGA
- a CDS encoding S49 family peptidase has product MADQPNSPDSSPRPDSREPNWERAALERIALAAVKEQRAARRWKIFFRFAFLGVFVLFAFALIDFSSDSKFSSSGRHTALVTIDGEIAAGVNANADDINTALDAAFDDDGTVGVVLRINSPGGSPVQAGMVYDEIRRLRAKHPDKPLYVVVTDMCASGGYYIAAAADKIFVDKASIVGSIGVLMDGFGFTGLMGKLGVERRLHTSGENKGFYDPFSPETPKMDEHAQALLDQVHAQFIKAVKDGRGKRLHETPDMFSGLFWTGEKSVELGLADGFGTTDTVARDVLKAPDLVDYTVKESLTNRVARKFGAAVGGAAMKALTAGGASVSLR; this is encoded by the coding sequence ATGGCCGACCAACCGAATTCTCCTGATTCCTCCCCCCGTCCCGACAGCCGTGAACCGAACTGGGAGCGCGCGGCGCTCGAGCGGATCGCGCTCGCGGCCGTGAAGGAACAGCGCGCGGCGCGGCGCTGGAAGATCTTCTTCCGCTTTGCGTTTCTCGGCGTGTTCGTCCTGTTCGCGTTCGCGCTGATCGATTTTTCGAGCGATTCGAAGTTCTCGTCGAGCGGGCGGCATACGGCGCTCGTGACGATCGACGGCGAGATCGCGGCCGGCGTCAATGCGAACGCCGACGACATCAACACGGCGCTCGACGCCGCGTTCGACGACGACGGCACGGTCGGCGTCGTGCTGCGGATCAACAGCCCGGGCGGCAGCCCCGTCCAGGCCGGCATGGTCTACGACGAGATCCGGCGGTTGCGCGCGAAGCACCCGGACAAGCCGCTGTACGTCGTCGTGACCGACATGTGCGCATCGGGCGGTTATTACATCGCGGCGGCGGCCGACAAGATTTTCGTCGACAAGGCGAGCATCGTCGGGTCGATCGGCGTGCTGATGGACGGTTTCGGCTTCACCGGCCTGATGGGCAAGCTCGGTGTCGAGCGCCGCCTGCATACGTCGGGCGAAAACAAGGGCTTCTACGACCCGTTCTCGCCGGAGACGCCGAAGATGGACGAACACGCTCAGGCATTGCTCGACCAGGTGCACGCGCAATTCATCAAGGCCGTGAAGGATGGCCGCGGCAAGCGGCTGCACGAGACGCCCGACATGTTCTCGGGCCTGTTCTGGACCGGCGAGAAGAGCGTCGAGCTTGGTCTTGCCGACGGCTTCGGTACGACCGACACGGTTGCGCGCGACGTGCTGAAGGCCCCCGATCTCGTCGACTATACGGTGAAGGAAAGCCTGACGAATCGTGTCGCGCGCAAGTTCGGCGCGGCCGTCGGCGGTGCTGCGATGAAGGCGTTGACGGCAGGCGGCGCGTCGGTCAGCCTGCGCTGA
- a CDS encoding Rieske (2Fe-2S) protein, which produces MSAASDAVRVCASDALADGGVGVRVEATLRGEQAVVFFVRYDGHAYGYLNRCAHVPMELDWAEGQFFESSGLYLMCATHGAIYAPDTGKCVGGPCRGGRLRPVEVDERDTPDGRAVFWVPDADLRPAVSATTD; this is translated from the coding sequence ATGAGTGCGGCGTCGGACGCCGTGCGCGTGTGCGCATCGGACGCGCTGGCCGACGGCGGCGTGGGCGTGCGCGTCGAAGCGACGCTGCGCGGCGAGCAGGCCGTCGTGTTCTTCGTGCGCTACGACGGGCACGCATACGGCTACCTGAACCGCTGCGCGCACGTGCCGATGGAGCTCGACTGGGCGGAAGGGCAGTTCTTCGAATCGTCGGGCCTCTACCTGATGTGCGCGACGCACGGCGCGATCTACGCACCGGATACCGGCAAGTGCGTTGGCGGCCCGTGCCGCGGCGGCCGCCTGCGGCCGGTCGAGGTCGACGAGCGCGACACGCCCGACGGGCGTGCGGTATTCTGGGTGCCCGACGCCGACCTGCGTCCCGCCGTTTCTGCCACGACCGACTGA